A region of the Terriglobales bacterium genome:
GGCCTCCCGGCTGCTCAGCTTTGCATCCCAGCTTTATCCCCTGACCTTGCTTGGAGGTCCTATGCTCAGGAAGTTCTTTGCTTTTACCTTGCTGTCGATTCTGGGTTTGGCGCTGGCGTGTTCCTCGAACCGCAATACGAACGCGCGCAATGACAACCCGAACGCTGCCCGCAACGACAAAGAAGCAGTTGAGAAATCGCTCGACCAGGCCGGCTTCAGCGGCCTGAGGGTCGAGTGGGACAAAGATAAGCGCGTCATCGCGTTGAACGGCCGCGTGCGCTCACCGGAATTGAAAGCCAAGGCCGGTGAAGTCGCGCAGCAGGCCGCAGCCGGCGACGTGGTCTCCAACCAGCTCAGCATCGAGCCCGTGGACGAGGAGCACGCGGCAAAAACCATCGAGCGCAACGTTGACGACGCGATCGAGAAGAACTTCAAGGCCGTGCTGGTGGCCAATCGTCTCGATCACGAACGTATCCACTACCAGGCCAAGAACGGCGTGCTCACGATCGACGGCAAGGTGAAGACGCCCGCAGAGCGGACCCAGGTCCAGAAGCTGGCGGCGACGGTGCCGAACGTCGATCAAGTGGTGAACAAGCTTGAC
Encoded here:
- a CDS encoding BON domain-containing protein, whose product is MLRKFFAFTLLSILGLALACSSNRNTNARNDNPNAARNDKEAVEKSLDQAGFSGLRVEWDKDKRVIALNGRVRSPELKAKAGEVAQQAAAGDVVSNQLSIEPVDEEHAAKTIERNVDDAIEKNFKAVLVANRLDHERIHYQAKNGVLTIDGKVKTPAERTQVQKLAATVPNVDQVVNKLDVDRKNVEQAAEPR